In one Brevibacillus composti genomic region, the following are encoded:
- a CDS encoding acyl-CoA synthetase yields the protein MQLQLPERYNFAAQVDRWADLHPQRRAIWEVNAEGEERVLTYEELRRHSNRVANGLESLGIGAGDRVLVLVPRGVEAYAIYLGLLKIGAVVMPGSEMLRSKDIEYRANHAQAKAIIGFDAIRDEVDQIRSASPSLSRFITIGQLADGWISLSELLDDQSDDYRCADTKADELAFLSYTSGTTGGPKGVMHVHGWPFAHLAVAAKLWLDVQEGDLVWATAGPGWAKWIWSPFVSTLGMGATALVYKGRFDPDTYLTLLQNYPITVLCATPTEYRLMAKVPGLEKYALQALRSACSAGEPLNREVIDTFRRVYGLTVRDGYGQTENTLLVGTFVGMEPKPGSMGRPSPVVRVAIIDEEGAELPQGEVGDIAIDRDMIALFRGYLDDPERTERAFRGNWYVTGDQGRMDEEGYIWFEGRADDIIISGGYTIGPFEVEDALVKHPAVAECAAVASPDPERGQVVKAFVVLQQGMQPSEELVRELQDHVKRMTAPYKYPRKVEFVAELPKTTSGKIRRVELRQQEKQKSHS from the coding sequence ATGCAGCTGCAATTGCCGGAACGCTATAATTTTGCCGCACAGGTGGATCGCTGGGCCGATCTTCATCCCCAGCGACGCGCTATCTGGGAAGTCAATGCAGAGGGAGAAGAAAGGGTACTCACCTACGAAGAACTGCGCCGTCACTCCAATCGTGTGGCCAACGGACTTGAGTCACTCGGCATTGGCGCCGGGGATCGCGTACTCGTGCTGGTGCCGCGCGGCGTAGAGGCTTATGCCATCTATCTGGGCTTGCTGAAAATCGGGGCAGTCGTCATGCCTGGATCAGAGATGCTGCGGAGCAAGGATATCGAGTACCGCGCCAACCATGCCCAAGCCAAAGCGATTATCGGTTTCGATGCCATCCGGGATGAAGTCGATCAGATACGGTCCGCGTCGCCTTCTCTGTCCCGGTTCATAACGATCGGACAGCTGGCGGACGGCTGGATATCGTTGTCTGAATTGTTGGACGATCAGTCGGACGACTACCGCTGTGCAGATACCAAGGCAGACGAATTGGCGTTTCTGTCCTACACGTCGGGGACGACCGGAGGACCCAAGGGGGTCATGCATGTGCACGGCTGGCCTTTTGCCCATCTGGCGGTAGCCGCCAAGCTCTGGCTCGATGTACAGGAAGGCGATCTGGTCTGGGCCACGGCGGGACCAGGCTGGGCAAAATGGATCTGGAGTCCGTTTGTCTCTACTCTAGGGATGGGAGCGACTGCCTTAGTTTATAAAGGCCGTTTTGATCCCGATACCTATCTAACGCTGCTGCAAAACTACCCGATCACCGTCCTGTGCGCGACTCCTACGGAATACCGTTTGATGGCCAAAGTGCCGGGTCTGGAAAAGTATGCGCTGCAAGCGCTGCGCAGCGCGTGTTCTGCAGGAGAACCGCTGAATCGGGAGGTCATCGACACATTCCGGCGCGTATACGGCCTGACCGTTCGGGATGGATACGGACAGACGGAAAATACGCTGCTCGTGGGCACCTTTGTAGGCATGGAGCCAAAGCCGGGATCGATGGGCAGGCCATCTCCTGTGGTGCGCGTCGCCATTATCGACGAGGAAGGGGCGGAACTGCCGCAGGGAGAAGTGGGCGACATCGCCATCGATCGGGACATGATCGCGCTGTTCCGCGGTTATCTGGATGATCCAGAGCGGACCGAGAGAGCGTTTCGCGGCAACTGGTACGTGACGGGCGACCAGGGGCGGATGGACGAAGAAGGGTACATCTGGTTTGAGGGCAGGGCGGACGACATTATTATCTCCGGTGGCTACACGATCGGACCCTTCGAGGTAGAGGATGCGCTGGTGAAGCATCCGGCCGTAGCCGAATGCGCGGCGGTGGCCAGTCCGGATCCGGAGCGGGGCCAGGTGGTCAAAGCCTTTGTCGTGCTGCAGCAAGGCATGCAGCCCTCTGAGGAGTTGGTGCGTGAACTGCAGGATCATGTCAAGCGGATGACGGCCCCTTACAAATATCCGCGCAAGGTAGAGTTCGTGGCGGAACTGCCCAAAACGACCTCCGGAAAAATCAGGCGCGTCGAGCTTCGCCAACAGGAAAAACAAAAATCCCATTCCTAG
- a CDS encoding TlpA family protein disulfide reductase has translation MNIRFLFVFAIILTATYLVVGTGKQDGNTEGIAKPDVRYQAPAFLGTSLDGQEIALSQLQGKPVFLNFWASWCPPCKAEMPDLTALHERYGDAVSFLGIHTTYNDSEEAARDFVSFYQVKYPVLVDPQGTISKEYQIIAMPTSFIIDPRGQILFKKIGPLTIEEFERVVRPMLQKESF, from the coding sequence ATGAATATCCGTTTCCTCTTCGTGTTCGCGATTATCCTCACGGCGACCTATCTCGTCGTCGGGACAGGGAAGCAGGATGGCAATACAGAGGGAATTGCCAAGCCGGACGTGCGCTATCAGGCTCCCGCTTTTCTCGGAACATCTCTGGATGGACAAGAGATCGCACTCTCGCAGCTCCAGGGCAAGCCGGTATTCCTCAATTTTTGGGCCAGCTGGTGCCCGCCGTGCAAGGCAGAGATGCCTGATCTGACGGCCTTGCATGAGCGCTACGGAGACGCTGTCTCTTTTCTGGGCATCCATACCACGTACAATGATTCTGAAGAGGCAGCGAGGGATTTTGTCTCTTTCTATCAGGTGAAATATCCGGTGCTGGTCGATCCGCAGGGCACGATCAGCAAGGAGTATCAGATTATCGCGATGCCTACGAGTTTTATTATCGACCCACGCGGCCAAATCCTGTTCAAAAAAATAGGTCCCCTCACCATAGAGGAGTTTGAACGAGTGGTCCGACCCATGCTGCAAAAGGAGAGTTTTTGA
- a CDS encoding transglycosylase domain-containing protein: MNPRAAYPNQAVWKKWLIAISLTMIIFTYLLPVLMAQAGSSWIDESKINTLRSENSAYIPIEQMPPHLWKAFVAIEDHRFMQHDGVDLAALARAIWIDIRSGSYQQGGSTITMQLARNLFLTHDKTIIRKGKEMAIALALERKYSKRELLELYLNAIYYGHGQYGIGHAAQYYFGKGNPDGLRTLTVGESALLASLPKAPESYSPIKHSQKARQRQELVLDRMAQLEILTDADRERALREPILLRGQKMNPSGS; this comes from the coding sequence GTGAATCCGAGAGCTGCTTACCCGAATCAAGCCGTCTGGAAAAAATGGCTGATCGCGATCTCGCTGACGATGATCATCTTTACTTATCTGCTCCCAGTTCTGATGGCGCAGGCTGGCAGCAGCTGGATCGACGAGTCTAAAATCAATACGCTGCGAAGCGAAAACAGCGCCTACATTCCCATCGAGCAGATGCCGCCGCACTTGTGGAAGGCTTTCGTGGCGATTGAAGACCACCGCTTTATGCAGCATGACGGTGTGGATCTTGCCGCGCTGGCCCGAGCGATTTGGATCGATATCAGGTCCGGCTCGTATCAGCAAGGAGGCAGTACGATCACTATGCAATTGGCCCGCAACCTGTTTTTGACCCATGACAAGACCATCATCCGCAAAGGAAAGGAGATGGCGATCGCGCTGGCGCTCGAGCGCAAATACAGCAAGCGCGAGCTGCTGGAGCTGTATCTCAATGCGATTTACTACGGGCATGGGCAATATGGCATCGGCCATGCGGCGCAGTATTATTTCGGCAAAGGCAACCCTGATGGCCTGCGGACGTTGACGGTGGGAGAATCCGCTCTCCTGGCCTCCCTCCCCAAAGCGCCGGAGTCCTATTCGCCGATCAAGCATTCGCAAAAGGCTCGGCAGAGGCAGGAGCTGGTGCTGGACAGAATGGCCCAACTCGAAATCCTGACGGATGCCGACCGGGAGCGGGCTTTGCGTGAGCCGATCCTGCTGCGCGGACAAAAAATGAACCCGAGCGGGAGCTAG
- a CDS encoding C40 family peptidase, translating to MTKRDWVMKSTIAVMLSTSLLMGGQVGQAAAYSQDSVKSEEIVKLTKSLVGKDYKYGAEGPKSFGSAGLATYVYGQAGIKIQDTISELYSKGTKVSRTAVKPGDLVFFSSSGNGKPTFMGIYVGNDQFIYSSQSKGEVVVKKYSAYKNKFLGARSYLSAESAAKPTTPDSSKPDQDAKASALADKVIKIGEKYMGTPYKFGSSKNTTKTFDCSSFTQRVFKEAGIELPRDSRQQSTVGKTVSLKNLKKGDLIFMKASVKTSSDRITHVAIYAGNGKILHTYGKPGVTYSKFFDTNWERRVVKVKRVIPE from the coding sequence GTGACGAAAAGAGATTGGGTGATGAAATCGACTATCGCCGTCATGCTGAGTACGTCCCTGTTAATGGGTGGTCAAGTTGGACAAGCGGCCGCTTATTCACAAGATTCCGTAAAGTCAGAAGAGATTGTCAAACTGACGAAATCACTGGTAGGAAAAGATTACAAATATGGGGCAGAAGGTCCGAAGAGCTTTGGCTCTGCCGGTCTCGCTACGTATGTGTATGGCCAAGCTGGCATCAAAATTCAGGATACCATTTCAGAATTGTACAGCAAAGGCACCAAGGTGAGCCGCACCGCGGTCAAACCGGGTGACCTCGTCTTCTTTTCTTCAAGCGGAAATGGGAAGCCGACCTTCATGGGAATCTACGTGGGGAACGATCAATTCATCTACTCTTCGCAAAGCAAAGGTGAAGTGGTCGTGAAAAAGTACTCCGCGTACAAGAATAAATTCCTCGGAGCGAGAAGCTACCTGTCTGCGGAGTCGGCCGCAAAACCGACCACGCCTGACTCCTCCAAGCCGGATCAAGACGCAAAGGCATCGGCGCTCGCCGACAAGGTCATCAAAATCGGGGAGAAGTATATGGGGACCCCGTACAAATTCGGTTCGAGCAAAAACACGACAAAAACCTTTGACTGCTCGTCCTTTACCCAGCGCGTCTTCAAAGAAGCAGGGATCGAGCTTCCGCGCGATTCCCGCCAGCAGTCTACGGTGGGAAAAACAGTCTCGCTGAAAAACCTGAAAAAAGGCGATCTGATCTTTATGAAAGCATCGGTCAAAACTTCTTCTGACCGGATCACGCATGTCGCCATCTACGCCGGAAATGGAAAAATCCTGCATACCTACGGCAAACCCGGCGTTACATACTCCAAGTTCTTTGATACCAACTGGGAGCGTCGTGTCGTAAAGGTAAAACGGGTCATTCCGGAATAA